The Virgibacillus sp. SK37 region GTTTTCATAAAAGCGTTTTGCTCCCGAGTCTCCGGTATCTCCTCCACAAACTGATACTGCACTTCCCCGGCTGTGTCGGTATACTTCCGCAAAATTCGGCCATTAGCCAAGGTCAGGTACGTGCCCTGCCATTCCGATTTGTAATCGGAAACGGCTACTTCCTTCACAACCTGATCTTTCACAGTCGTAAATTCAGCTGCTGTAATGTGGCTGCCTGTCGCTGCCAGTACTGCTTTCATCGCACGAACACTGTAATTCATTGTTCGCATAGAAAACCTTTCCTGAATATATGCAATGGCAACATCACCAAGGGAACCAAAACGGGAAAGAACCTTTTTTCCGCCCCATTCGAGGAAAACATCCAAGGAAAAGGTATTGTTATTCGCCTTTTCCTTTACGGCTCCTACCAGTTCCTGATGAAAATCATACGTACTTAGCTGCTTCACCTCATAATCTGCAACACGCAAATCCCCATTCTGAAACAACCCGGAAATTTTTTCTACATAGGTTTTCATCGTCTGGAGATCTTGGTCCATCTTTTCTAGCTTGCCTGTACTTTCTTCATCGAGGGCATACAGATTTTCCAAGGTATGATCCACTTGATTACGGGACTGCTTGATCCGTTGTCGAAAATCTTCTTCTTGAATCTCTGGGAGGACCACAATATCCTTGACTTCATCGATGAGCGCATTGGCTTCATCTGTTAAAGATAGTGTAACATTTTCCGCCGTTGTAAGCCCCTGCTCCACATTCTCCTGTAAAAATTGCTCATGAATGACGCCCTTTTCATTCGATTCAAACGCTTGCACCGAGGACTTGATTTGACCGATCGTCTCTGCAAAGTCAGTCAGCATCCCTTCCATTAGCAACAGAAATGGCATATGAGCTTCTTCATAAAAAGACTTGATCGCTTGAGCGCCTTTTCCCTGAAATGAATCTTCTAAATTTATTAATGCTTGCATACGCTGCTCTAATTCTTTGACTTGAGGTCCGAAGTCATTAACATCTTTTACCGTCTGATCCAATCCATTATGTAATTGCTCCACGTTGAGAACTTTTATATGCTTCCCCTCCCAACTTATTTCCTTATATTTCCTATACCAATAGTATAAGGCAACAAAGCAAGGGAGAGAATTGTTTTCGTAACAAACAAATCCTTTTACCTAGAAAATGAACACTTATCTTTTAAAAATCAGGACTTTTGTATGATGCGAACGATAGCAGCAGCTTCTTCTCTTTTCTTTTATTTTAGTTTTTGTTTATGTTTAATTAATGGGCTCACTTTGTGGTTCATCTTGTGGTTCACAATTACTCTTCTTCCCAACTTTATGCTTTGCAGGTCAGAATATAATTGAACCATACGGTAGACCGCAGATTGGTTACTATCTCCGAAAGTTACTTGGATAAACCCGTTGTATATCAGTTCCTCTCGACCTCGCTTGAATGCCCTTTGCGACAACCCTGCCTTGACTTGGAGCTTGGAAGAAGACACAACAAAAGACTCTCGCCACAACAGTTTTTCATGAATATTGGTCAAAGTAATCCAAAGTGACCGTGCTTGTATGGAAATGGGCTCCAAATCAATCCTTTCATGAAATTCATTCAGTTGTTTAATATAATCCATCCTTCTACCTCCTAAAGAAATGCTTTTATATCTAATATCGTAGGAAAATGGAGAATGGGGGCATAAATAATGGTTATTTCTTAAAGGAGTAGAAACAATGATCATGACGAGTGATAAGGTGTAAAAATGTGCCTGATAGAGGCAGAAAAGAGTGCCTAAAAGTGTTCTAAAAGTGGGCCATACCTAAACAGAAACAGAAACAGAGAGTAGACGTAGACATTGGGGCTGGAATAAATTCTGTAAAGTGAACAAAGGATTTCAAACTGTACTTGCCCCCTTTGTTTATGTTTGAGACGATTATAGTGGTGAGGTGTTAAAAGAAGAACCACGTCAGAACCTGATCTTAAACGATTGCTTACATAAGATTTAACGATAGAAAAAAATTCTAGTATGGGATGTTATGGATGGAGGAAATTATATAGTGTCTTCTCGTGTTGCACAGTTTTACCGGAGAGAAAGTCCACTGTTTCTTGTGTCTCTATTAGTGCTGCTCTTGTGCTATTGAATTTAGTTTCAAGACGTTCAAAACGTTCATCCATTCGTTCCTCAAGTTCAGTAATTTTCCCTGTTATTTCCCCTGAATATTGTTTTAAGGCATGATGAATCTCATTTAATTCATGTTTTTGCACGTTATTCACCTCCTATTAAAACCATTATATGCAATTCTATTTTATTATTAAAGAAATAGTATTTTCTAGAATTCGGCAAGTATCAGGCCCCCTCAAGCACACCCATATTCTACACATGTTACAATAAACACGAGCAACAAGTCAGGAGGATACCACATGAAAAAAATTGCACTATATTTATTTGCCGCCCTCTTTATCCTTGCTGGAATTGGACATTTTTTACTAGACTCCTTCTTCATAGCTGCTATGCCAGAATGGGTTCCCTTTCGCACAGCCATTGTCTATTTATCAGGTGTTGTGGAGATCGTACTAGCAATCACTCTATTAAACCCGTCCACGAGAAAAACAGCCGGGATTTTCATTACCATATTTCTAGTACTCGTGTTTCCAGTTAACATCTATATGGCATTCACACCAGAAAAATTCAGCGTTCCGGCATATGCCCTATGGCTGCGCTTACCCTTACAATTTGTGTTGATTTGGTGGGTGTTGAAGGTTAGGGATGTGGAATAAAGAATAGTGTAAATAGCAGGGTTAAATGACCAGAATTTCTATTTCACAAGTCTATTTATTATTTTAGCATTTAATTTAGCATTTATAAATTCCTTTCTAGCTATCCTGTTTCTCAATTCAATATGGCAAAGATTTCATGATGTCATTAACATTATAAGCACTCGATTTAATAATACTAATTCCTGTGGTCTTGCACAAAAAAGCAGATTGACATCGCTCCCCCAAAAAGTTCTACTCCATTAAAACGACACATATATTTAATTGGACCGTCGTAGTTCAATTTGACTAAAAGGAGCGTAATCTGTGTCAGGGCATAGTAAACTTTTGATCATTTTTATTGGAATTGCTTTACTTGGGTATGCTACTTGGCTAGTGCAGCGTTCCTCAACAGAATCTCCGGAAAACAATGCCGAGTACCAGCATATAAATTCCGATTTAACCGGGGAAGAGAGTGAAGAAATGAAAGAAGGTTTCCAACATAATCAGGAACAGAATAAAAAAGTCTATGAACCTAGGGTATTTCGGAAATATGATAGAAATGAATTTCAAGCAGGCATGAATCTATTAGTATATGGCCATCCTAATCTTTCCTATGCTCAACGTGTATTAAAGCATCTACGTACATTAGGGATAAATAGTGTTGCTATTACATTTCCTCTCTATCAGGACGATTGGCAGGCGAATGAGGTTACAACGAACCCTGTGGAAACACCTTCGCTCCACGAATTAACAAGTCTTATCAAATATGCTCATGCAGAACAATTAAGTGTCATGCTTCGTCCTATATTAGATGAAAAAAGTATCATGTCATCAGGACACTGGAGAGGACAAATCAAACCGACAAACCCGGATAAATGGTTTCTCAGTTACCAATCAGTAATGAAAACCTATGCTGAATTAGCTGAAAGTCAGTATGTCGATGTTCTAAATATTGGTACAGAGCTTAACTCAATGCAGCATCGCTATAGCGAGGAGTGGGTAAATCTTATTGGCGAATTGCGCAACGAGTATAAAGGAGAGTTGATTTATTCTTTTAACTGGGATACGATTCAACATATCTCTTCCATTGAATTCGTTCCACTATTAGATCATATTGGAATCGACGCTTACTTCCCTTTAAATGCACCGGATAAGGCAGGTATCAAGGATTTAGAACAGGCATGGAAACAATGGAAAGATATATGGGAAAGTCTACCTGTTCAACAGTCGATTATTATCACAGAGGCTGGAATGATTCCAGTTGAAGGAGCACACCGCCAACCATATGCCTGGAGTATACCGAATGGAAAATTAAATTGGCAAGCCCAATCCAATTACTATGAAGCCACATTTAATGAATTACAACCCCTTTCCCAAGGAATATACTGGTGGGCTGTAACACTAGAAGAGGACTTTAACGGTGTCGATTATTCTCCCCTACACTCCCCAACAGAACGAGTGATTAAGCGGCAGCTTCTCAAAAGCATTTCTAATGATTAACTTAATAATATATACATGATAACTCTTTTGGCTTCGGCTAAAAGAGTTTTTTCGTTTGTTATTTTTATTCGAAAACTCACTACTCCACATAACTCTATATTAACCCGACTAAGCAAGATTAAAGTCCTGGTAAATATGTATCATTTTTTATCCAATATCCCCATAGAATGAGAGTACAAGTTATTAATAAAAGTTCATAAGGAGGTGTGATCGTGGGCCAAAAAAAACGCAAGATGAGTTTTTACTTTTGCTTTATTGCATTGCTGATAACCATGCCCTTAAGTATAACAAGTGTCCAAGCAAAAGATAGCATGCAGGAAAATAACCCTAAAATTATCGTCATCTACTCATCAGTTAATGAGGAAATAGATGAACACCAACGAATGCTAGATATGTTACTTGGTCATTTCTCTACAAACATCACGTTTAAACCAGCTTCACAAGTTAAGGAGATGGATTTCAGTCAAGCGGATTATGTATTCTATTATGGGCAACAAAGAGAAATACTTCCCGAATCCTTCATCAAGATGATTTCATCCTATAAAGGTACGTTTGTTTCCATCGGTTATAATGCCTATCAATTTGGAGAACGATTCGACAACATCGAGTGGATTTCCAATACTGCCGAAATTGAACGGATAACCCAAATGAACAATCCAACTAAAGAACAACCCTTCGATCCTACATCCATTCTATATATTAATATTACGGAGGATGAACAGACCGAAATCCTTTTAACCGGGCATATGAAAAAGAAAGAGTACCCCTTATTCTTAAGAAAACAAAACACCTACTATTTGGCTGCTACTACAATACAGCACCCACTTTCTATATTTGTTGCCAATGCCCTTTACGAAGTTTTCGGGGAACCTCCAGCTATGAATGTGGACACTCACCCTGGCTATATCAGGCTTGAAGACGTTCATCCAATGGTCAATCCGAACCATCTCATGGGTATTGCCAAAATACTGGCAGAAAAAAATATTCCTTATATGATAGCTGTCATCCCTGTCTATACAAACCCGATAACGAAAGAGCAACATCACTTCTCGGATTCACCTGAACTAATTAAAACATTAAAATTCATGCAGAAAAATGGCGGTAGTATTGTCCTGCATGGTTATACACATCAATTTAGGTTAAGTGAAACTGGAGAAGGCTTTGAATTTTGGGATACCGAAAATAATATGCCAATTTACCATAATCAAGATGAAGAAGTAATAATAAAAACCGAAGATGATTTTAATACTGTATCAGATTATGAGCAATATCTTCACGAACAAAAGACACACGAAAAAAGTTATATTGAAGAACGATTAACAAAGGGAATTGAGGAATTAGCAAACTACGGATTATATCCACTAGCCTTTGAAGCTCCTCATTACACAATGTCACAACAAGGGTATCAAATAACGTCCAAGTACTTTTCCACCTATGTCGGCCAACTGCAGCTCAGCGACCAGGATTGGAAAGTAATGGCTGCGGCTCCTTATATAACAACACCAAGCTTCCTTCATGGTATGCAGCTCCTACCCGAAACAATCGGCTATGTCGACCCGGAAGACCCATTGGCTTTAGACAAGATGATACAAAATGCAAAAGAGCACCAAATTGTCAGAAATGGCATGGTGGCAGGATTTTTTCACCCGTATTTAGGTGTAGAGGTATTTCAGGAATTTATTGAGGAAATGGAGAAACTTCCAAATATTAATTGGATCGACTTAAAAGAAATGAATCATAATGTCCAGACCGAGCATGTAGATATTCAGGCGAAAGAAGGCAATATTACGGTCAACATGAAGCGCATGGGACTATTTATGTCTTCATGGGACTACTTAAGCTATCATCTGAAGGCTATCCTTTTAAAAATGCTTTGGGGCTTCGCTGTCATTGGAGGTTTAGCCGTGTTGGCATTTGTTTATCTTACACTCATTAACCGTAAGCGTTATGTAAAAAGGGGGGATTAAATTGATTGAGTTTTTCCTGTATAGTTCATTGTTTACTATTTGGCTTATGTTATTTTATCACCTGTTCCTCATGCTGGGCGGTTATTTATTTTCAATAAAACATCAGCAAGTAAATCGTTCATTACCAAAAGATGACACTTCTTTACCTATCGTCAGCATTCTCATACCAGCACATAATGAAGAAATGGTTATTAAAGAGACAATCAAATCGATGGTACGTCTTCAATACCCAAAAGACAAATTAGAAGTGATTATTATTAATGATAACTCAATGGATGCAACAGGTACGATCACAGATGAATATGCAAGTAAATATGAATTCATTAACGTAATTCATAATAAACCTCCATTTGCGGGAAGAGGCAAATCCGGTGCTTTGAATGTAGGATTGAGACAATCTTCCGGAGAGATTATTGTTGTTTATGA contains the following coding sequences:
- a CDS encoding T7SS effector LXG polymorphic toxin; the encoded protein is MEQLHNGLDQTVKDVNDFGPQVKELEQRMQALINLEDSFQGKGAQAIKSFYEEAHMPFLLLMEGMLTDFAETIGQIKSSVQAFESNEKGVIHEQFLQENVEQGLTTAENVTLSLTDEANALIDEVKDIVVLPEIQEEDFRQRIKQSRNQVDHTLENLYALDEESTGKLEKMDQDLQTMKTYVEKISGLFQNGDLRVADYEVKQLSTYDFHQELVGAVKEKANNNTFSLDVFLEWGGKKVLSRFGSLGDVAIAYIQERFSMRTMNYSVRAMKAVLAATGSHITAAEFTTVKDQVVKEVAVSDYKSEWQGTYLTLANGRILRKYTDTAGEVQYQFVEEIPETREQNAFMKTMDAFGEIGQDVWDATGQRADKMTDSWYDFGNYITYGAVEAGKGMYEGYMHRADKMFDSTYDLFNAFSFGAGDMIQGAINPEENFSKEHWLNSIGLAGMVVGARVPAGRAGSAQKATVNKVDGVKKTPDATPKAKPDAEKMTIPTIQTLTGKLNWFKAHLPELRVVHDSTGGQHYVFSKRGDGAVLNRHLGYTRGFDVEPKYSSYDQRVKTTPVNKGDWSNERAESLFISDKTGKIQKYLDEAGVDGVEYKNGMPDFSPFSKGEIKLANMTNDRKLNFSTADKELAEKWSTQEQKWTAEDVADWREDNKYTWHELNDLETIQLVPSEINRVFKHLGGVGEYNIKVKLRE
- a CDS encoding DUF2334 domain-containing protein, producing the protein MGQKKRKMSFYFCFIALLITMPLSITSVQAKDSMQENNPKIIVIYSSVNEEIDEHQRMLDMLLGHFSTNITFKPASQVKEMDFSQADYVFYYGQQREILPESFIKMISSYKGTFVSIGYNAYQFGERFDNIEWISNTAEIERITQMNNPTKEQPFDPTSILYINITEDEQTEILLTGHMKKKEYPLFLRKQNTYYLAATTIQHPLSIFVANALYEVFGEPPAMNVDTHPGYIRLEDVHPMVNPNHLMGIAKILAEKNIPYMIAVIPVYTNPITKEQHHFSDSPELIKTLKFMQKNGGSIVLHGYTHQFRLSETGEGFEFWDTENNMPIYHNQDEEVIIKTEDDFNTVSDYEQYLHEQKTHEKSYIEERLTKGIEELANYGLYPLAFEAPHYTMSQQGYQITSKYFSTYVGQLQLSDQDWKVMAAAPYITTPSFLHGMQLLPETIGYVDPEDPLALDKMIQNAKEHQIVRNGMVAGFFHPYLGVEVFQEFIEEMEKLPNINWIDLKEMNHNVQTEHVDIQAKEGNITVNMKRMGLFMSSWDYLSYHLKAILLKMLWGFAVIGGLAVLAFVYLTLINRKRYVKRGD